From a region of the Sander lucioperca isolate FBNREF2018 chromosome 8, SLUC_FBN_1.2, whole genome shotgun sequence genome:
- the zgc:172067 gene encoding S-adenosylmethionine-dependent methyltransferase domain-containing protein isoform X2, translating to MERLSTVSQHVQQKHHGKKKEVDDKQDKKLPVEQGTTDADQKVMAGEALERRNIWQPSVYYALGKESFYIAGHDISIRESMDTYGALIWPGAIALSQFLENNQQHVNLMDKSVLEIGAGTGLLSIVASLLGAWVTATDLPDILSNLTFNLLRNTKGRSRYTPQVAALTWAQNLKRDFPYPSYDYVLAADVVYPHGSLEELLETMRHFCQPGSQTTVLWANKIRFQSDLRFTECFKSSFNTTLLIELPQQEVRIYKATAKE from the exons ATGGAGAGATTGTCCACAGTCAGCCAACATGTCCAACAGAAGCATcatggaaagaaaaaagaggtgGATGACAAACAGGATAAGAAACTACCGGTGGAGCAGGGGACCACAGATGCGG ATCAGAAAGTGATGGCAGGAGAGGCTTTGGAGAGGAGGAACATCTGGCAACCGAGTGTTTACTACGCGCTGGGAAAGGAGTCTTTTTACATCGCTGGTCATGACATCAGCATCCGCGAGTCTATGGATACTTATGGTGCTCTGATCTGGCCCGGG GCGATAGCTTTGAGCCAGTTTTTGGAGAATAACCAGCAACATGTTAACCTGATGGACAAATCAGTTCTGGAGATTGGAGCTGGGACTGGCTTGCTCTCAATAGTGGCCAGTCTGCTTG GTGCTTGGGTGACAGCTACTGACCTGCCAGACATCTTGTCTAATCTGACCTTTAACCTCCTGCGGAACACCAAAGGCCGGTCCCGCTACACCCCTCAGGTGGCTGCCCTTACCTGGGCTCAGAACCTGAAGCGGGACTTTCCCTACCCGTCCTACGACTACGTGCTTGCAGCTGATGTGGTCTATCCCCACGGCTCCCTGGAAGAACTGCTGGAAACCATGCGTCACTTTTGCCAACCAGGAAGTCAAACAACGGTGCTGTGGGCCAACAAGATCCGGTTCCAGTCAGACTTGAGGTTCACAGAGTGTTTCAAGAGCAGTTTCAACACCACGCTGCTCATTGAGCTCCCACAGCAGGAGGTGAGGATATACAAGGCCACAGCGAAGGAGTGA
- the zgc:172067 gene encoding S-adenosylmethionine-dependent methyltransferase domain-containing protein isoform X1, translating into MERLSTVSQHVQQKHHGKKKEVDDKQDKKLPVEQGTTDAALRDQKVMAGEALERRNIWQPSVYYALGKESFYIAGHDISIRESMDTYGALIWPGAIALSQFLENNQQHVNLMDKSVLEIGAGTGLLSIVASLLGAWVTATDLPDILSNLTFNLLRNTKGRSRYTPQVAALTWAQNLKRDFPYPSYDYVLAADVVYPHGSLEELLETMRHFCQPGSQTTVLWANKIRFQSDLRFTECFKSSFNTTLLIELPQQEVRIYKATAKE; encoded by the exons ATGGAGAGATTGTCCACAGTCAGCCAACATGTCCAACAGAAGCATcatggaaagaaaaaagaggtgGATGACAAACAGGATAAGAAACTACCGGTGGAGCAGGGGACCACAGATGCGG CATTAAGAGATCAGAAAGTGATGGCAGGAGAGGCTTTGGAGAGGAGGAACATCTGGCAACCGAGTGTTTACTACGCGCTGGGAAAGGAGTCTTTTTACATCGCTGGTCATGACATCAGCATCCGCGAGTCTATGGATACTTATGGTGCTCTGATCTGGCCCGGG GCGATAGCTTTGAGCCAGTTTTTGGAGAATAACCAGCAACATGTTAACCTGATGGACAAATCAGTTCTGGAGATTGGAGCTGGGACTGGCTTGCTCTCAATAGTGGCCAGTCTGCTTG GTGCTTGGGTGACAGCTACTGACCTGCCAGACATCTTGTCTAATCTGACCTTTAACCTCCTGCGGAACACCAAAGGCCGGTCCCGCTACACCCCTCAGGTGGCTGCCCTTACCTGGGCTCAGAACCTGAAGCGGGACTTTCCCTACCCGTCCTACGACTACGTGCTTGCAGCTGATGTGGTCTATCCCCACGGCTCCCTGGAAGAACTGCTGGAAACCATGCGTCACTTTTGCCAACCAGGAAGTCAAACAACGGTGCTGTGGGCCAACAAGATCCGGTTCCAGTCAGACTTGAGGTTCACAGAGTGTTTCAAGAGCAGTTTCAACACCACGCTGCTCATTGAGCTCCCACAGCAGGAGGTGAGGATATACAAGGCCACAGCGAAGGAGTGA